In a single window of the Renibacterium salmoninarum ATCC 33209 genome:
- a CDS encoding dipeptidase, protein MTSNSFSEESAAPVASQPAPETIEALRARVHSDFERTVAQLIELAKIPGVAWDAFDPVHLDRSAEAVAELIRSVGVDDVQILREAKSDGSPGGPAVVARKKAAPGKPTILLYAHHDVQPPGDSTLWNSVPFEPVEKDGRLWGRGVADDKAGVMAHISSLRAVNEVLGADFGVGVTLFIEGEEEAGSPTFRNFLERHQELLRADVIVVADSANWKVGVPALTTSLRGVLDAVIQVDVLDHSVHSGMFGGPILDAPTQLVRLLATLHDDEGSVAIDGLIQAAEPEIDYDEAGFRADASVLPGLALSGKGSISSRLWTQPALSVTGIDAPAVAVASNTLLSRASAKVSMRLSPGQDPQAAMDALAQHVENHAPKTAKVTFIPGEKGSAFATDTAAPAAQSMLWALQTAWGVNPVEAGLGGSIPFIADLTELYPDAQILITGVEDPDSRAHSANESLHLAEFEKAVLAEALLLTKLNS, encoded by the coding sequence ATGACCAGCAACTCTTTTTCTGAAGAATCCGCCGCGCCAGTTGCCTCTCAACCGGCCCCGGAAACCATCGAAGCGCTCAGAGCGCGAGTCCACAGTGATTTCGAGCGCACCGTCGCGCAATTGATTGAATTAGCAAAAATCCCTGGCGTTGCTTGGGACGCATTTGACCCAGTTCATCTGGACCGCAGCGCAGAGGCAGTAGCCGAGCTGATTCGCAGCGTCGGTGTTGACGACGTACAGATCCTCCGTGAAGCTAAGTCTGATGGCTCGCCGGGCGGCCCGGCCGTCGTTGCGCGTAAGAAGGCGGCGCCCGGCAAGCCAACTATTTTGCTTTACGCTCACCACGACGTGCAGCCACCGGGGGACAGCACCCTGTGGAATTCGGTTCCCTTTGAGCCGGTAGAGAAAGACGGCCGTCTTTGGGGCCGAGGCGTTGCAGATGACAAAGCTGGTGTGATGGCGCATATCTCATCGCTTCGTGCTGTGAATGAAGTGCTTGGCGCTGATTTTGGCGTTGGCGTCACGTTATTTATTGAAGGCGAAGAAGAAGCGGGCTCTCCAACATTTCGCAACTTCTTAGAACGGCACCAAGAGCTACTGCGGGCAGATGTCATCGTGGTAGCCGATTCAGCCAACTGGAAGGTAGGCGTGCCCGCGCTGACCACAAGCTTGCGCGGTGTTCTCGATGCCGTAATTCAAGTAGATGTTCTAGATCACTCAGTTCATTCAGGTATGTTCGGCGGGCCGATCCTTGACGCCCCAACGCAGCTGGTTCGGCTTTTGGCTACCCTGCACGACGACGAAGGATCAGTAGCAATTGACGGCTTGATTCAAGCGGCAGAGCCGGAAATCGATTACGACGAAGCTGGCTTCCGGGCGGATGCCTCAGTACTGCCCGGGCTGGCACTTTCCGGCAAGGGCAGCATTTCCTCGCGGCTTTGGACCCAACCGGCGTTGTCTGTAACTGGAATTGATGCACCCGCGGTAGCCGTAGCATCCAATACATTGTTGTCCCGTGCCTCGGCGAAGGTCAGCATGCGACTTTCGCCCGGTCAAGACCCACAGGCTGCGATGGATGCGCTAGCTCAACACGTAGAAAACCACGCACCCAAAACCGCGAAGGTGACTTTCATTCCTGGTGAGAAGGGAAGCGCTTTCGCCACGGATACCGCAGCACCCGCTGCCCAAAGTATGTTGTGGGCCTTACAAACTGCCTGGGGAGTGAACCCGGTAGAAGCAGGATTAGGCGGGTCCATCCCGTTTATTGCGGATCTCACCGAGCTCTACCCGGACGCCCAGATTCTTATTACTGGTGTTGAGGATCCTGACTCGCGCGCGCACAGCGCCAATGAATCGCTGCATCTAGCAGAGTTCGAAAAGGCAGTCTTGGCCGAAGCTTTGTTACTCACCAAACTAAATTCTTGA
- the ctaD gene encoding cytochrome c oxidase subunit I, with the protein MSTLTETAPQQIENHEPVVPISKGRVVVNWITSTDHKTIGYMYLIASFIFFCLGGVMALLIRAELFEPGMQILQTKEQYNQLFTMHGTIMLLMFATPLFAGFTNVIMPLQIGAPDVAFPRLNALAFWFFLFGSTIAVSGFITPQGAASFGWFAYAPLSNTTFTPGIGGDLWVFGLALSGFGTILGAVNFITTIICMRAPGMTMWRMPIFTWNALVTSILVLMAFPPLAAALFALGADRRFGAHIFDPENGGAILWQHLFWFFGHPEVYIIALPFFGIVSEIFPVFSRKPIFGYKGLVYATIAIAALSVTVWAHHMYVTGQVLLPFFSFMTMLIAVPTGVKFFNWIGTMWRGSITFETPMLWSLGFLVTFLFGGLTGIILSSPPLDFHVSDTYFVVAHFHYVVFGTVVFAMFAGFYFWWPKWTGKMLNERLGKIHFWMLFLGFHGTFLIQHWLGVLGMPRRYADYLPEDGFTWMNQFSTISSFVLGASLIPFFWNVYITWRSKKRVEVDDPWGFGASLEWATSCPPPRHNFTSLPRIRSERPALDLHHPELAQWHTADELATAGVSAAGTVLGNADQADKAAGESK; encoded by the coding sequence GTGTCTACACTTACTGAAACTGCTCCCCAGCAGATTGAAAACCACGAACCCGTGGTGCCGATCTCCAAAGGACGAGTGGTGGTCAACTGGATCACCTCTACCGATCACAAGACGATCGGCTACATGTACTTGATCGCGTCGTTCATCTTCTTCTGCCTCGGCGGTGTGATGGCGTTGCTGATCCGTGCGGAGCTGTTTGAACCGGGAATGCAGATTTTGCAGACCAAGGAACAATACAACCAGCTGTTTACGATGCACGGCACGATCATGTTGCTGATGTTCGCCACTCCACTGTTTGCTGGTTTCACCAACGTGATCATGCCGCTGCAGATTGGCGCCCCTGACGTTGCTTTCCCTCGGCTGAACGCCTTGGCCTTTTGGTTCTTCCTCTTTGGTAGCACCATCGCGGTCTCGGGCTTCATCACTCCGCAAGGCGCGGCCTCGTTTGGCTGGTTTGCCTATGCGCCATTATCAAATACCACGTTCACACCTGGTATAGGTGGCGACCTTTGGGTCTTTGGCTTGGCTCTGTCTGGCTTTGGCACCATTTTGGGTGCCGTCAACTTCATCACCACGATTATTTGTATGCGTGCTCCCGGTATGACGATGTGGCGGATGCCTATCTTCACCTGGAACGCACTGGTGACCTCTATTTTGGTTTTGATGGCCTTCCCGCCGCTCGCGGCAGCGTTGTTCGCGCTCGGTGCGGATCGAAGATTTGGCGCGCATATTTTTGATCCCGAAAATGGTGGAGCCATTCTCTGGCAGCACTTGTTCTGGTTCTTCGGGCACCCCGAGGTCTACATCATTGCCTTGCCGTTCTTTGGTATCGTCTCGGAGATCTTCCCAGTCTTTAGCCGAAAACCGATCTTTGGCTATAAGGGCCTGGTGTACGCGACGATTGCAATTGCGGCACTGTCTGTGACTGTTTGGGCGCACCATATGTACGTCACCGGTCAGGTTTTGCTGCCGTTCTTCTCCTTTATGACGATGCTGATCGCGGTGCCAACCGGCGTGAAGTTCTTCAACTGGATAGGAACGATGTGGCGAGGGTCGATTACCTTCGAAACTCCGATGCTGTGGAGTTTGGGCTTCTTGGTAACCTTCCTCTTCGGTGGTCTGACCGGCATCATTTTGTCCTCGCCGCCCTTGGACTTCCACGTTTCGGATACCTATTTCGTGGTAGCTCACTTCCATTACGTTGTCTTCGGTACCGTGGTCTTCGCAATGTTCGCAGGCTTCTACTTCTGGTGGCCTAAGTGGACTGGAAAGATGCTTAACGAGCGTCTGGGCAAGATTCACTTCTGGATGCTGTTCCTTGGTTTCCATGGCACATTCCTGATCCAGCACTGGTTGGGCGTCCTCGGTATGCCGCGTCGCTATGCGGACTACCTCCCAGAAGACGGATTCACTTGGATGAACCAGTTCTCCACAATTTCTTCCTTCGTCTTGGGTGCTTCATTGATTCCGTTCTTCTGGAACGTGTACATCACCTGGCGCTCAAAGAAGCGCGTTGAAGTCGATGATCCCTGGGGCTTTGGCGCCTCGCTTGAGTGGGCAACATCTTGCCCGCCGCCGCGACACAACTTCACTTCGTTGCCACGAATTCGTTCTGAACGACCAGCTTTGGACTTGCATCACCCTGAGCTCGCGCAATGGCATACCGCTGACGAGCTGGCTACGGCCGGCGTCAGCGCAGCTGGTACCGTGCTAGGCAACGCCGATCAGGCTGATAAAGCGGCAGGAGAGAGCAAATGA
- a CDS encoding alpha/beta hydrolase: MQILTWSPDVLGTGYESTVLNVGVKDSLNRVATLVRHLPADQVSKPGQAVLFLHGWSDYFFNKDLAEFFTEQGVAFYALDFHNHGRSLRTGDLGGFVANLDDYDAALAKAIEVVGKNVDSIYGTPAGPIAKTKIALMGHSTGGLVAALWTSRFPETVSHLILNSPWLEMHGSSFVRHATYSMVEPLARWWPQSRIKLPERNFYWRSISASAEGEWELDDSLRPPLAFPIIFGWMSAILAGQAQVAKGLKISVPILVLMSARSLNGPRWREGMRSADAVLDIQTMAARAMTLGESVTIERIDGGLHDVLLSEKPVRDEAYARLRRWLHGYMFYQEPVKPAAGDPS, from the coding sequence ATGCAAATACTGACCTGGTCCCCCGATGTTTTAGGCACGGGATACGAATCGACAGTTTTGAACGTCGGAGTAAAGGACTCGCTCAATCGTGTTGCCACCCTGGTACGGCATTTGCCCGCAGATCAAGTGAGCAAACCAGGCCAAGCAGTTTTGTTTTTGCACGGTTGGAGCGATTACTTTTTCAATAAAGACCTGGCTGAGTTTTTTACCGAGCAGGGCGTGGCCTTTTACGCGCTAGATTTCCATAACCACGGTCGGAGCCTCCGCACTGGTGATCTAGGCGGATTTGTGGCAAACCTGGATGACTATGACGCCGCATTGGCGAAAGCCATTGAGGTAGTTGGAAAGAACGTCGATTCAATCTACGGCACGCCCGCTGGCCCGATCGCGAAAACAAAAATAGCACTTATGGGGCATTCCACCGGTGGTTTGGTCGCTGCGCTCTGGACTAGTCGTTTTCCGGAAACCGTCAGCCATCTAATTTTGAACAGTCCGTGGCTGGAAATGCATGGCAGTTCCTTCGTTCGGCATGCTACTTATTCCATGGTGGAACCGCTAGCTCGTTGGTGGCCGCAAAGCCGAATTAAATTACCGGAGCGAAATTTCTATTGGCGCTCGATTTCAGCAAGTGCTGAGGGAGAGTGGGAATTGGACGATTCGCTTCGCCCACCGTTAGCTTTTCCGATCATATTTGGCTGGATGAGTGCAATTTTGGCCGGCCAGGCTCAGGTAGCGAAGGGTTTGAAGATCTCGGTGCCAATTTTGGTCCTGATGAGTGCGCGTAGCCTCAATGGGCCCCGTTGGCGTGAAGGAATGCGCAGTGCTGATGCAGTTTTGGATATTCAGACCATGGCAGCCAGAGCTATGACCCTTGGCGAAAGCGTCACGATAGAAAGAATCGACGGCGGTCTGCACGATGTACTGCTTTCGGAAAAACCTGTGCGTGATGAAGCATATGCACGCTTACGCCGTTGGCTGCACGGCTACATGTTTTACCAGGAGCCCGTTAAGCCAGCGGCTGGTGATCCTTCGTGA
- a CDS encoding DUF3043 domain-containing protein, with protein MFGRNKEAATAQETADELAAAAAKNDPRAGKGTPTPSRKEQEAARKRPLVPNDRNAAKVADRDARREAQLKTRAALDTGDERYLPIRDKGPQRRFARNMVDVRTSLGEFVMFIALAIVVLTLFVPGSIALQSYIFIGFWVIVLLVAIDAFFFGRRLKKRIIAKFGSVDQGVVWYGVVRSLQFRRLRLPKPQVKRGGNIED; from the coding sequence GTGTTTGGACGAAATAAAGAAGCCGCAACTGCCCAAGAGACAGCCGATGAGTTAGCTGCCGCCGCCGCGAAAAACGATCCGCGAGCCGGCAAGGGCACACCAACGCCTAGCCGCAAAGAGCAGGAGGCTGCTCGAAAGCGACCGTTGGTCCCCAATGATCGCAACGCGGCCAAGGTTGCGGACCGTGACGCGCGTCGCGAGGCTCAGCTCAAAACGCGGGCGGCCCTCGATACCGGAGACGAACGTTACCTGCCGATTCGAGATAAAGGACCGCAGCGTCGTTTCGCGCGCAATATGGTTGACGTCCGCACCAGCCTGGGCGAATTTGTCATGTTCATTGCCTTAGCAATTGTGGTTCTAACGCTCTTCGTTCCAGGCAGCATTGCGCTGCAGTCTTACATCTTTATTGGTTTTTGGGTGATCGTCTTGCTGGTTGCGATTGACGCCTTCTTCTTTGGCCGCCGGTTGAAAAAGCGGATTATCGCCAAGTTTGGCTCCGTCGATCAGGGCGTGGTTTGGTACGGCGTTGTGCGTTCATTGCAGTTCCGCCGTCTTCGCTTGCCCAAGCCGCAGGTAAAGCGTGGCGGAAACATCGAGGACTAA
- a CDS encoding isoprenyl transferase, translating into MALRSSRKSARKSSRSITKAAVVAPWPHPSGESMPDIPAELVPAHVAIVMDGNGRWANQRGLTRIEGHKAGEPALLDVVAGAINLGIKHLTVFAFSTENWRRSPDEVRFLMGFNRDVLRRQRDQLDAWGVRIRWSGRRPRLWASVVKELEVAQEQTKDNDTLTLTMCVNYGGQAEIVDAVTSIAQEVAAGKLKPSGISEKTIQKHLYQPDLPEVDLFLRSSGEQRISNFVLWQSAYAEFVFLDTLWPDVDRRTLWHAVDVYAQRDRRYGGAIDAAAESQAEA; encoded by the coding sequence TCCTTCAGGCGAGTCAATGCCGGATATTCCGGCAGAACTTGTTCCCGCGCACGTCGCAATTGTGATGGACGGCAACGGACGCTGGGCTAACCAGCGCGGTCTGACCAGAATCGAAGGTCATAAGGCAGGCGAGCCGGCGCTACTAGATGTGGTGGCGGGTGCCATCAATCTGGGTATCAAACATCTCACGGTATTTGCTTTCTCAACTGAAAATTGGCGTCGGTCACCGGACGAGGTCAGATTCCTGATGGGATTCAATCGCGATGTCTTAAGGCGGCAGCGGGATCAGCTTGACGCCTGGGGAGTGCGAATCCGTTGGTCTGGACGCCGACCGAGACTCTGGGCCTCGGTGGTCAAAGAGCTTGAGGTAGCTCAGGAACAGACTAAGGATAATGACACGCTCACCTTGACCATGTGCGTGAATTACGGCGGCCAGGCAGAGATTGTCGACGCGGTTACCTCGATTGCTCAAGAGGTCGCTGCGGGGAAGCTCAAACCGTCAGGGATTTCCGAAAAGACGATTCAGAAGCATCTTTATCAACCTGATCTTCCCGAGGTAGATCTCTTTCTGCGTTCTAGTGGTGAGCAACGGATTTCCAATTTTGTTCTTTGGCAGAGCGCCTACGCTGAATTCGTCTTTTTAGATACGCTGTGGCCTGATGTGGACCGTCGCACTTTGTGGCATGCGGTCGATGTCTATGCGCAACGCGATCGTCGTTATGGCGGCGCTATTGACGCGGCAGCGGAATCTCAAGCTGAAGCATAA
- the coxB gene encoding cytochrome c oxidase subunit II, with amino-acid sequence MSSQHRTGSRRARILTVSAVGVASALVLSACTPEMKNGWLPTERDTTNHTGTIIDLWVNSWIAALAVGIITWGLIIWCIIAYRRRKDTVGYPRQMSANLPLEVFYLTIPLFMVLVFFYFTDRDQQSVDARDPNPQVKIDVRGKQWAWDFNYLAGNDISESVYEATTQTPLNGQPIDKEKLPTLYLPINQSVEFQLNSRDVIHSFWVPAFLQKRDMIPGKTNYITLTPKALGTFDGKCAELCGEYHSEMLFRVKVVTEQEFQDHLAKLKQAGNTGTLGNEYDRNPNLNEKK; translated from the coding sequence GTGAGTTCGCAGCACCGAACCGGCAGCCGACGCGCCAGGATCCTCACTGTTTCAGCAGTGGGAGTCGCGAGCGCCTTGGTCTTGTCGGCATGTACCCCCGAGATGAAAAACGGCTGGTTGCCGACTGAACGGGATACCACGAACCACACTGGCACCATCATTGATCTGTGGGTGAATTCCTGGATTGCCGCCCTTGCGGTTGGCATCATCACCTGGGGTCTGATTATTTGGTGCATCATCGCTTACCGTCGTCGCAAAGACACGGTGGGCTACCCGCGACAGATGTCTGCCAACCTTCCTTTGGAAGTGTTTTATCTGACCATTCCGTTGTTCATGGTTCTGGTGTTCTTCTACTTCACCGATCGCGATCAGCAATCTGTTGATGCTCGCGATCCAAACCCACAGGTGAAGATTGACGTCCGTGGCAAGCAATGGGCATGGGACTTCAACTACCTGGCCGGGAACGATATTTCTGAGAGTGTCTACGAAGCCACCACTCAGACGCCGCTTAACGGTCAGCCCATCGACAAAGAGAAGCTGCCAACGCTTTATTTGCCGATCAACCAGAGCGTGGAGTTTCAACTCAACTCACGCGACGTCATTCACTCCTTCTGGGTACCGGCGTTCTTGCAAAAGCGGGACATGATCCCCGGCAAGACCAACTACATAACGCTTACACCCAAGGCCCTCGGCACTTTTGATGGCAAGTGTGCAGAGCTTTGCGGCGAGTACCACTCCGAGATGCTTTTCCGGGTGAAGGTCGTCACCGAGCAAGAATTCCAGGATCATCTTGCGAAACTCAAGCAAGCCGGCAATACCGGCACGCTGGGCAACGAATATGACCGTAATCCCAACCTGAACGAGAAGAAATAG
- a CDS encoding HesB/IscA family protein produces MTTTTETPAVSAAEPTVHGVGLSDVAADKVRSLLEQEGRTDLRLRVAVQPGGCSGLIYQLYFDERMLDGDAVRDFDGVEVVVDKMSVPYLDGASIDFEDTISKQGFTIDNPNAGGSCACGDSFH; encoded by the coding sequence ATGACGACCACGACAGAAACTCCCGCAGTCTCGGCAGCGGAGCCTACCGTGCATGGAGTCGGTTTGAGCGACGTTGCTGCGGATAAAGTTCGCAGTTTGCTCGAACAAGAAGGCCGCACAGATTTACGTCTGCGCGTCGCCGTTCAGCCCGGCGGTTGTTCCGGACTGATTTATCAGCTGTATTTCGACGAGCGCATGCTTGACGGCGATGCAGTGCGAGACTTCGACGGCGTCGAAGTCGTTGTAGACAAGATGAGTGTTCCGTACCTTGACGGTGCGAGTATCGATTTTGAAGACACCATCTCGAAACAGGGCTTTACCATTGATAACCCCAACGCGGGTGGATCCTGCGCTTGCGGCGATTCATTCCACTAA
- a CDS encoding alpha/beta hydrolase, with protein MSSDDRSTALYESGAQSTWQADFLGPHFERLDLDLGHDDEGPVWATLIRRKTAAKKFDASWLRHVVHRNLPQAATPRHAVLYLHGWADYFFQTELADFLADRGIAFYALDLRKYGRSLRPGQSEGFADDLQIYDQDIEAALEAIAQDLGPEHQVHWLAHSLGGLIASLWADRHPGRICSLILNGPWLELQGSRLVRQIATHLVDPFVRSDPRRVFHFPDMSAYWQFVSKTAQGEWDLDPAWRPARSFPFRAGWIKAVLNGHAQVAKGLHIDVPILMLLSERTLIQADWSEEMMGVDAVIDVHVMAKLGLQIGRRVMVNRFDGALHDVFLSRPSVRKFAIY; from the coding sequence GTGAGTTCAGACGACAGATCAACAGCGCTGTATGAATCGGGTGCGCAGTCAACTTGGCAGGCTGATTTTCTTGGCCCGCACTTTGAGCGGCTGGACCTTGATTTGGGCCACGACGACGAAGGCCCGGTATGGGCGACCTTGATTCGGCGCAAGACGGCAGCTAAGAAGTTTGATGCTTCCTGGCTACGGCACGTAGTGCATCGCAATTTGCCGCAGGCGGCGACGCCACGGCATGCGGTGTTGTACCTACACGGTTGGGCCGATTACTTCTTTCAAACCGAACTGGCAGATTTCTTGGCGGACCGTGGCATCGCCTTTTATGCGCTCGACCTGCGCAAATATGGCCGGAGTTTAAGGCCCGGTCAATCTGAAGGATTCGCCGACGATCTGCAGATTTACGACCAAGATATTGAGGCGGCACTTGAGGCAATAGCTCAAGATCTAGGTCCAGAACATCAAGTTCACTGGCTAGCTCATTCGTTGGGCGGACTCATAGCCAGTCTGTGGGCGGACCGGCATCCGGGCAGAATCTGCTCATTGATTTTGAACGGGCCCTGGTTGGAATTACAGGGCAGCCGATTGGTCCGCCAGATTGCCACCCATCTAGTGGACCCGTTTGTTCGTTCCGATCCGCGCCGAGTGTTTCATTTTCCAGATATGTCTGCCTACTGGCAGTTCGTTTCTAAGACAGCGCAGGGCGAATGGGATCTAGACCCGGCTTGGCGTCCAGCACGATCGTTTCCTTTTCGTGCTGGTTGGATCAAAGCTGTTCTCAACGGGCACGCTCAGGTGGCTAAGGGGCTGCATATCGACGTCCCTATTCTGATGCTGCTCTCTGAACGGACACTGATCCAGGCGGACTGGAGCGAAGAAATGATGGGCGTCGACGCCGTCATCGACGTTCATGTGATGGCAAAGCTCGGCTTACAGATTGGCCGCAGGGTGATGGTGAACCGTTTTGATGGCGCTTTGCATGACGTGTTTTTGTCTCGGCCCTCGGTGCGAAAATTCGCTATATACTGA
- a CDS encoding quinone-dependent dihydroorotate dehydrogenase: MRIYPTLFRVCFSWMDAERAHRIGFGLVRLAHRTGAGAILRSLTRPALSLQVKALGRTFPSPFGLAAGFDKEGHGIEALADLGFGHIEVGTITGQAQAGNPQPRLFRLVEDRALINRMGFNNDGAAAVAPRLRKAQEGLDRRYRTARPVIGVNIGKTKKVDLADAIEDYLVSTRELAAMADYLVVNVSSPNTPGLRLLQDVETLRPLLTAVRAASVSAAGKAVPLLVKIAPDLSNEDLDEVGRLALDLKLDGVICTNTTITREDLRTETAQVMSYGVGGLSGAPLKERSLEVLQRLRSVVGDKLTLISVGGVETAADVRERLDAGATLVQGYTAFLYEGPFWAARINKDLAKTVR, translated from the coding sequence ATGCGAATTTATCCCACCCTCTTCCGTGTCTGCTTCTCCTGGATGGATGCCGAAAGGGCGCATCGGATTGGCTTCGGTCTAGTTCGGTTAGCTCACCGGACCGGAGCGGGCGCAATTTTGCGTTCACTGACTCGACCGGCATTGTCGCTCCAAGTCAAAGCGCTGGGCCGAACCTTTCCGTCGCCCTTTGGCTTAGCTGCAGGCTTTGACAAAGAAGGTCATGGCATTGAAGCGTTAGCTGATCTAGGTTTCGGGCACATCGAGGTGGGCACCATCACCGGGCAAGCCCAAGCAGGAAATCCGCAGCCAAGGCTTTTTCGGCTCGTCGAGGACCGTGCGTTGATCAACAGAATGGGATTCAACAACGACGGCGCGGCAGCGGTCGCCCCTCGGTTGCGTAAAGCCCAGGAGGGTTTGGACCGCCGTTATCGGACAGCGCGTCCTGTGATTGGCGTGAACATTGGTAAGACCAAGAAGGTTGATTTGGCGGATGCCATTGAAGACTATTTGGTGAGCACTCGTGAGCTTGCTGCGATGGCGGATTACCTCGTAGTCAACGTATCTTCACCGAATACCCCTGGCTTGCGCCTATTGCAGGACGTCGAGACTCTTCGACCGTTGCTTACCGCGGTCCGCGCCGCATCAGTGAGCGCCGCTGGTAAAGCCGTGCCATTATTAGTGAAAATTGCCCCAGACCTCAGCAACGAAGACCTTGACGAGGTCGGCCGACTTGCGTTGGATCTGAAGCTCGACGGCGTGATCTGCACCAACACCACCATTACCCGCGAAGATCTGCGCACCGAGACCGCCCAAGTGATGAGTTATGGCGTGGGTGGATTGTCTGGCGCTCCTTTAAAGGAACGCTCCTTGGAAGTTCTGCAACGCCTACGCTCGGTAGTCGGCGACAAGCTGACACTGATTTCAGTTGGCGGTGTGGAAACTGCGGCCGATGTGCGCGAACGGCTTGATGCCGGCGCAACGCTGGTTCAGGGCTATACCGCTTTTCTCTACGAAGGACCTTTTTGGGCCGCCCGAATTAACAAAGACCTAGCAAAAACCGTACGGTAA